The genomic window CAGCAATTGTTATCATATTTATTGGATTGTACCAAAACGGTAATCCAATTTTTAATAACCTCATAGAGAAGATTGATTTTAGTTTTATCAATATTCAATGGCTGCTCTTTGCTGGACTTGGGTACTATTTATTTGCAAACATTCATAAACCAATTGAAGTAGAACCTGCTACATCTCAAGATTTAAAAACTAGTAACCTTTTATTCAAAACAAAAGATTTTTCAATACCACAATTGAAACATGAAAACCAACTTGGCATCATCCTAATTGCGTTACTTAATATTCTTATCGTTATTTTTCTTGTAACAGACATCACATTTATTCTTACCAATTTAGATATTAGAGCATCTGTATTTTCAACTCAAGTGCATAGTGGCATTAATGCCTTAATAGCTTCTATTGTTATAGCTATCATCATTTTACTCTATGTATTTAGAGGAGATCTTAACTTCTATAAAGAAAATAGAACGGTGAAAAACTTAGCATTTGTATGGATACTTCTTAATGCTGTATTGGTGCTGAGCATTGCAGTAAAAAACAGTCAATACATCTATTATTTTGGGTTAACCTATAAACGTATTGGTGTTTTGGTATATCTCGTTTTAACCCTAACAGGTCTTATAACCACGCTCATAAAAATTGATAAAACAAAAAACATCTGGTATTTATTTAGGCTAAACACCAAAGCAGCATTTGTAGTATTGGTTGTAGCTGCAATGATTAATTGGGATTATCATATTACCAATTACAACTTTAAGTACGCCAAATCTATGGATATTAACTATCTGATTGATTTGTCTGATAACAACACATTTTTACTTAAAGAAGAGGCAGAAACTAGGACTTTAGACAAAAACTCACGTGATAGAATTCAGAAAAAATATGAAAACTATTGCATGGAACTCTACAATAACGATTGGCAAGAACTAAAGTATGACAACTTTAAACTAAATCTAAAGTAATATGGTTGTAT from Winogradskyella sp. MH6 includes these protein-coding regions:
- a CDS encoding DUF4153 domain-containing protein, giving the protein MKKLILFISALLFSTLFYDKSIGLNLFLFSILTLIVLVINNKDDFKSKRTIIYSGFYLATGLAVFFHDSALAIIANMVSFFTLIGLLSQNKASIYVNWLNGLYTTIAGFFHRNFTVDETTQKVESKKEIDYTHLTKIIIIPAAIVIIFIGLYQNGNPIFNNLIEKIDFSFINIQWLLFAGLGYYLFANIHKPIEVEPATSQDLKTSNLLFKTKDFSIPQLKHENQLGIILIALLNILIVIFLVTDITFILTNLDIRASVFSTQVHSGINALIASIVIAIIILLYVFRGDLNFYKENRTVKNLAFVWILLNAVLVLSIAVKNSQYIYYFGLTYKRIGVLVYLVLTLTGLITTLIKIDKTKNIWYLFRLNTKAAFVVLVVAAMINWDYHITNYNFKYAKSMDINYLIDLSDNNTFLLKEEAETRTLDKNSRDRIQKKYENYCMELYNNDWQELKYDNFKLNLK